The following is a genomic window from Oscarella lobularis chromosome 2, ooOscLobu1.1, whole genome shotgun sequence.
TCCATGCCGACGAATTGCTTCATCGCCCACGTAAGCGAATGCCGACCGACACTCGTAGTCGACGATCCCGCCGGCGAAGAGGTCGCGGATGGAgacgccgacgaggacgacgacgacgaggacggaGAGAGTCGGACGGGAACGctgacgtcgagaaacgtttcgtAGCGATTGCGCTTCGTCTCGCATTCGAGACATCGCGTCGTGAAGACGAGACTGCCCTGGAACGTGCTCGTCACGAAattttttgtcgtcgccgtcgtcgtcgtcgtcgtgccgtcTTTGCATTTTGCGTTGTAAGCGTCTTCGATGTTGGAGAGCAGACAGCGAAGAAGCTCTTGGGCGTCGTGTTGCATGTAAGCCGTAAATTGAAAGTTGATTTGTCTAGAGAAAATTTGGCAGTTATAAATCAAACCGATACCAGATCAACAAATTATTACATTACAGCaatgaattatttatctatttaattatttatttacctcaAATCGTCAATAAATGTCTCAGGACACACCGACAGACGATTAATGCCGGTACAATTTGACGCGGGATCGCGTCGAAAGGCGTTTTCTAGATCAGTCATAGAGGAATAAAGCTACACGTGCACAAGAAAGAATAACAGATATATTGCACTCCTATGTCGATACTTCATACATTTTTTAAAGATTGGTAAAatcacggattgtagagaaaTGGATATGAAACGCACGCACGCTACCGTATGTTGCGTGGGATCATCCGTGACATGCCCCGCCCCCGTGTCTCCGCTTGTGCTTGGCACACTCAAGTGCTGTTTGACTAAAGGGATTAATCGCCACCCGTCTATGATTAACGTAAATCGATGCCTACATCTTCGAAGTACCTAGCGCACCATTTGCCTAAATTATTGGAGGTTTCGTAAGAGCGTTTTCACGCGTTTTCTCACGAGACCTACTTCGGAAGGGGTTGTGTAGCGTTTTCGTCAATTCGCTTACGTTTGCGTCGCCAGTAAGATAAGGAACGGTTTAATAATGATCCTTGCTGTGGCTTTGTCCACAAGCAAGGCCGGTTTCGTCGCGTTATAGCCGAGTACGGGCATTTTTATGCTCGGAATGGTGAAGGAGTTTGTGTAGCATTTCTGGGAGAACTGTAGAGAGTCAGCCGCATACTGTAGTTTTAGTAGATAGAACTGCCACTGTAGAATGGCCCTACAACCCCGACTAATATATGAACGAGCGGGTTTGCGCTAGAAAGAGGTCGAAAAAATGCTGAGcggaattaattaacagacAAGCAGCAGAGCGAGAAAGGCTAGGTATGCTTCCTCTAAGCTTCTAATAGTTAGTCTCTCTGCACTTTGCTACTTTTCGGTTCTCTACACTACTGTACCGTGACCTTTGGGAACAATTCAATGTTACCTGTCACTGCTTAGTTAAAAATGGGTTGTTTTTTCATGAAAACGTTAAGGACTAAGCATGTGCGAATTTTGCCATTGTCAATACAAGCCAATTTTAGGACTACCGGGGAGGCAACGGAGGCAACTGGGTTACCTATCCGGGCAAGAtcggtcacgtgaccatgTCACGGATGATCCCACTAGCGTGCGTGCGTTTCATATCCATgtctctacaatccgtggtaAAATCTGGTTGTTGCATCACACTCTTGAGAGCTGGGATCCTCAATCTCACAACCAGCACCATCCTCTTCCTAACTATCcaactaaaagaaacaatttagttattaattaacgtgGAAGAAAGAAGCTGGGTTTTGAGAATATCCGGGAATACCTCattcaacgacgaaacgaagtcgGGGCAATACCGCAGCGCTTGCAACACAGAATTCACGTAGCACGTATTGCCGGCGTTATTCAAACCGGAAAACGGCGGAGGAAGGGGAGGAGGCGAAAGAGCCGCGTTGGCGGGAGGCGGAAATTCTGGGCCGTAAGGTCGACTTCCCGTATCGTCAACACAGTAGTCGTTCGCGCtggctttcgtttcgtcgtcgccaccgtttggatcttcgttttctttcgcgaTTGGCCACGGATTCGTGGCATCCGGGATCCGGCTAGCCGACCACAAGTCGATGGGaccgaaagacgtcgatttcgctggCTGGGAGACGGGCAGCTCatccgcttcttcgtcgcgctttcttcgtttgaGTTTGAGCGACGGTCGAGGCCGTttcggcgccggcgcgccGTCTTCTCTCGACGGCATCCCGGTTAAGGCGCGCTAAATCGCATCCGGGGAACGTCAGCTGTGACTTTGTCACGAAAACTGATTCGTAGAAATCTCGCCTGTGAGAGGCATTAGTCTCTTCGGAGGCGTGGGTTCGAATCCCACTCCTGTCACCATGTAAcgtgagaagaagaatgatCTATTAGGCTCCTAGCGCGCATTACCCCACAACCGTCACAGACGATTGATACTTACCGCTCTGTGCCAACCCCCTGCCACTCAGGAAGGGGCTTGGCGGTAGGGGGCCCGAACCCAGGGGTCGAAACCGGAAGCGTGCCGGAAACTCGGTCCCTCACGCCCGGCCGCGGACCATCCACCGACTCCCTTGGGCCGAGCCCCGGCTATACGAGCCGGCGCCCGGCGGTGGGTCCACGAGCACCACCGTCCAGCCACCCCGTCACGCCTGGGAACCaggcggagaagaagaaaacccCCAAGGGAGGGTCGGGAGGGAAGAGGAAGATTGCGTCGCGCGTAGGTGTGCTCGCTTCAGCCGCTGTGATGCGAATGAGCCCGCCCGCGCACGACGCTCCATATCAACAACGGTTAACAATAATGTTAACCTGCCATTGATACTTACCGCTCTGTGTCAACCCCC
Proteins encoded in this region:
- the LOC136184177 gene encoding ubiquitin carboxyl-terminal hydrolase 46-like, with protein sequence MPSREDGAPAPKRPRPSLKLKRRKRDEEADELPVSQPAKSTSFGPIDLWSASRIPDATNPWPIAKENEDPNGGDDETKASANDYCVDDTGSRPYGPEFPPPANAALSPPPLPPPFSGLNNAGNTCYVNSVLQALRYCPDFVSSLNEQSLKNLYSSMTDLENAFRRDPASNCTGINRLSVCPETFIDDLRQINFQFTAYMQHDAQELLRCLLSNIEDAYNAKCKDGTTTTTTATTKNFVTSTFQGSLVFTTRCLECETKRNRYETFLDVSVPVRLSPSSSSSSSSASPSATSSPAGSSTTSVGRHSLTWAMKQFVGMERLTGRDCYYCNECRTHTEAEISTMFDRLPSVLTIHLKRFAAMGGGGLSSLGSYVSKISGNLATPMRMKLDQWCTLSCNRRHSTYELFAVVMHNGCMSGSGHYLTYVRLPSDEPAGRQDDCSTECVCPESSSSFDDGGACQCGWKWLKLDDSDVEVLSNADFRRVLSPKSTLTSTPYILFYGVLPSSSV